A stretch of the Mesorhizobium huakuii genome encodes the following:
- a CDS encoding co-chaperone GroES has product MKFRPLHDRVVIRRAEGDIKSKGGIIIPDNAKEKPQQGEVIAVGPGARDENGALVPLDVKAGDLILFGKWSGTEVKIDGEDLLIMKEADIMGVIDKSEAATEKTVAAKKAA; this is encoded by the coding sequence ATGAAGTTTCGGCCACTCCACGACCGCGTCGTCATCCGGCGCGCCGAAGGCGATATCAAATCCAAGGGCGGCATCATCATTCCCGACAATGCCAAGGAAAAGCCGCAGCAAGGCGAAGTCATCGCCGTCGGTCCCGGCGCACGCGACGAAAACGGCGCGCTTGTGCCGCTTGACGTCAAGGCCGGCGACCTGATCCTGTTCGGCAAATGGTCGGGCACCGAGGTCAAGATCGACGGCGAGGACCTGCTGATCATGAAGGAAGCCGACATTATGGGTGTCATCGACAAGAGCGAGGCAGCCACCGAGAAGACTGTCGCCGCCAAGAAGGCTGCCTGA
- a CDS encoding DUF6500 family protein, whose translation MRASLRQKILEVCDRKISEKGPAVGVSFYAFFANRNDDPELLMEAAEWWIRTHRLDHFEKAAKIRTMIEGIDV comes from the coding sequence GTGAGAGCGAGCCTGAGGCAAAAGATACTGGAGGTCTGCGACCGCAAGATCTCCGAGAAGGGGCCCGCCGTCGGCGTGTCGTTCTACGCGTTTTTCGCCAACAGGAATGACGACCCCGAACTGCTGATGGAAGCAGCGGAATGGTGGATCAGAACCCACCGCCTCGATCATTTCGAAAAGGCCGCGAAGATACGCACGATGATCGAGGGCATCGACGTTTAA
- the groL gene encoding chaperonin GroEL (60 kDa chaperone family; promotes refolding of misfolded polypeptides especially under stressful conditions; forms two stacked rings of heptamers to form a barrel-shaped 14mer; ends can be capped by GroES; misfolded proteins enter the barrel where they are refolded when GroES binds) produces the protein MSAKEIKFATDARDRMLRGVEILTNAVKVTLGPKGRNVIIDKAYGAPRITKDGVTVAKEIELADKFENMGAQMVREVASKTNDLAGDGTTTATVLAASILREGAKLVAAGMNPMDLKRGIDQAVAAVVVEIKAKAKKVKSSAEIAQVGTIAANGDATVGDMIAKAMDKVGNDGVITVEEAKTAETELDVVEGMQFDRGYLSPYFVTNADKMRVELEEPYVLIHEKKLGNLQAMLPILEAVVQSGRPLLIISEDVEGEALATLVVNKLRGGLKVAAVKAPGFGDRRKAMLEDIAVLTSGQMISEDLGIKLENVTIEMLGRAKRVLIEKDTTTIIDGAGTKATIQARVAQIKGQIEETTSDYDKEKLQERLAKLSGGVAVIRVGGVTESEVKEKKDRIDDALNATRAAVEEGIVPGGGVALLRARSALAGLNGANDDVTAGISIVLRALEAPIRQIAENSGVEGSIVVGKLTDSKDHNQGFDAQNETYVDMIKAGIVDPAKVVRTALQDAGSIAALLITAEAMITDIPAKDAAPAGGGGGGMGGY, from the coding sequence ATGTCTGCCAAGGAAATCAAATTCGCCACCGACGCGCGTGACCGCATGCTGCGCGGCGTCGAGATCCTCACCAATGCGGTGAAGGTCACGCTCGGCCCCAAGGGCCGCAACGTCATCATCGACAAGGCCTATGGCGCGCCACGCATCACCAAGGACGGCGTCACCGTGGCCAAGGAAATCGAGCTTGCCGACAAGTTCGAGAACATGGGCGCGCAGATGGTGCGCGAAGTGGCCTCGAAGACCAACGACCTTGCCGGTGACGGCACCACCACCGCCACGGTGCTGGCCGCCTCGATCCTGCGCGAAGGCGCCAAGCTGGTTGCCGCCGGCATGAACCCGATGGATCTCAAGCGCGGCATCGATCAGGCGGTCGCCGCCGTCGTCGTCGAGATCAAGGCGAAAGCCAAGAAGGTCAAGTCGTCGGCCGAGATCGCCCAGGTCGGCACCATCGCCGCCAATGGCGACGCCACCGTCGGCGACATGATCGCCAAGGCGATGGACAAGGTCGGCAATGACGGCGTCATCACCGTCGAGGAAGCCAAGACCGCCGAAACCGAACTCGACGTCGTCGAAGGCATGCAGTTCGACCGCGGCTATCTCAGCCCGTATTTCGTCACCAATGCCGACAAGATGCGCGTCGAGCTGGAAGAGCCCTATGTGCTCATCCACGAGAAGAAGCTCGGCAATCTGCAGGCAATGCTGCCGATCCTCGAAGCGGTGGTGCAGAGCGGCAGGCCGCTGCTGATCATCTCGGAAGACGTCGAAGGCGAGGCTCTGGCCACGCTGGTCGTCAACAAATTGCGCGGCGGCCTCAAGGTCGCGGCCGTCAAGGCGCCTGGCTTCGGCGATCGCCGCAAGGCGATGCTGGAAGACATCGCCGTGCTGACATCGGGCCAGATGATTTCCGAGGATCTCGGCATCAAGCTCGAAAACGTCACCATCGAGATGCTCGGCCGCGCCAAGCGCGTGCTGATCGAGAAGGACACCACCACGATCATCGACGGCGCCGGCACCAAGGCGACGATCCAGGCACGTGTCGCCCAGATCAAGGGCCAGATCGAGGAGACGACCTCCGACTACGACAAGGAAAAGCTGCAGGAGCGGCTCGCCAAGCTGTCGGGCGGCGTTGCCGTCATCCGCGTCGGCGGCGTCACCGAGTCGGAAGTCAAGGAAAAGAAGGACCGCATCGACGACGCGCTGAATGCAACACGCGCGGCGGTCGAGGAAGGCATCGTGCCCGGCGGCGGCGTGGCGTTGCTGCGCGCCAGGTCGGCGCTTGCCGGCCTGAACGGCGCCAATGACGATGTCACCGCCGGCATTTCGATCGTGCTGCGCGCGCTCGAAGCGCCGATCCGCCAGATCGCCGAGAATTCCGGTGTCGAAGGCTCGATCGTCGTCGGCAAGCTCACCGACAGCAAGGACCACAATCAGGGCTTCGACGCCCAGAACGAGACCTATGTCGACATGATCAAGGCCGGCATCGTCGACCCGGCGAAAGTGGTGCGCACCGCGCTGCAGGACGCCGGTTCGATCGCCGCCCTTCTGATCACCGCCGAAGCTATGATCACCGACATTCCCGCCAAGGATGCCGCACCGGCGGGTGGCGGCGGCGGCGGCATGGGCGGCTACTAA
- a CDS encoding GAF domain-containing protein — protein sequence MFAAKAIDTSDKAAFYRDLAAQLKALLEGESDSIANAANTAALIFQMVPDLNWAGFYFLASDEELVLGPFQGKPACVRIAVGKGVCGTAVELGTSMLIKDVHDFPGHIACDADSRSELVVLLEDDEGVFGVLDLDSPLPGRFDQADQAGIETLAAIYAAASSFED from the coding sequence ATGTTTGCGGCCAAGGCCATCGACACCTCGGACAAGGCCGCATTCTACCGCGACCTCGCTGCTCAGCTGAAAGCACTGCTGGAGGGCGAGAGCGACTCGATCGCCAACGCCGCCAACACCGCGGCACTGATCTTCCAGATGGTGCCCGACCTCAACTGGGCCGGCTTCTATTTCCTCGCCTCGGACGAGGAACTGGTGCTGGGACCTTTCCAGGGCAAGCCGGCCTGCGTGCGCATCGCCGTCGGCAAGGGCGTGTGCGGAACGGCGGTCGAACTCGGCACCTCGATGCTGATCAAGGACGTGCACGATTTTCCCGGCCACATCGCCTGCGACGCCGATTCGCGCTCGGAACTGGTGGTGCTGCTCGAAGATGATGAAGGCGTTTTCGGCGTGCTCGATCTCGACAGCCCGCTGCCCGGGCGGTTCGACCAGGCCGACCAGGCGGGTATCGAGACGCTGGCGGCGATCTATGCGGCGGCGAGTTCTTTCGAGGATTGA
- a CDS encoding carbohydrate ABC transporter permease, with translation MAQAISARGKLAARFARHSTGIIASVLFVAPIVWTALSAFKPAAEARLPPLPPWPTTGFSLENYATLNSFGDGLWASAQNSIYVSVMTVILSVIVSVLAGYGFSRFRFPFKDLFFVLILSTIMIPFQSILTPIFLVLTKLGLHNTLTGLVGVYVTLQLPFSIFMMRNAFDAVPREIEEAARMDGAGNATMLVKVMLPLVWPGVVTIALFAFLGAWNEFLAALVLMTDQSKFTLPVMMTALQSGRFGAIDWGAVQAGVTVMMVPCLILFLALQRFYIRGLMAGAVK, from the coding sequence ATGGCGCAGGCGATATCAGCCAGGGGCAAGCTCGCCGCGCGCTTTGCCCGGCACTCCACCGGCATCATCGCCTCGGTGCTGTTCGTCGCGCCGATCGTGTGGACGGCGCTGTCGGCCTTCAAGCCGGCGGCCGAAGCGCGCCTGCCGCCGCTGCCGCCCTGGCCGACCACGGGCTTCTCGCTCGAAAACTACGCCACGCTCAACTCCTTCGGCGACGGGCTGTGGGCCTCGGCGCAGAACAGCATCTACGTCTCGGTGATGACCGTCATCCTGTCGGTCATCGTCAGCGTGCTCGCCGGCTATGGTTTTTCGCGCTTCCGCTTTCCCTTCAAGGACCTGTTCTTCGTCCTCATCCTGTCGACGATCATGATCCCGTTCCAGTCGATCCTGACGCCGATCTTCCTGGTGCTGACCAAGCTTGGCCTGCACAACACGCTGACCGGCCTGGTCGGCGTCTATGTGACGCTGCAATTGCCCTTCTCGATCTTCATGATGCGCAACGCTTTCGACGCCGTGCCGCGCGAGATCGAGGAGGCCGCGCGCATGGACGGCGCCGGCAACGCCACCATGCTGGTCAAGGTGATGCTGCCGCTGGTCTGGCCAGGCGTCGTCACCATCGCGCTGTTTGCCTTTCTCGGCGCCTGGAACGAGTTCCTCGCCGCCCTGGTGCTGATGACCGACCAGTCGAAATTCACGCTGCCGGTGATGATGACGGCACTTCAGTCGGGCCGCTTTGGCGCCATCGACTGGGGTGCGGTACAGGCGGGCGTCACCGTGATGATGGTGCCTTGCCTGATCCTGTTCCTCGCGCTGCAGCGCTTCTACATCCGCGGCCTGATGGCCGGCGCCGTCAAATAA
- a CDS encoding GYD domain-containing protein, producing MKVTILANYAPHAAKGLMQGSDRQAAVKALFESVGGKMTSVMFTRGIYDVVVNGEVPDQSAGIGMSLAVRASGSLTEMVVLEELDMKAVLAAAKRLPARTNPPADGLAFLIKAARFDAVLPNAGQGMFFRLSRRLEFKLVSSGGRLVQRAC from the coding sequence ATGAAAGTGACGATCTTGGCAAACTATGCGCCTCATGCCGCCAAAGGATTGATGCAAGGTTCGGACAGGCAGGCTGCGGTCAAGGCGCTTTTTGAAAGCGTTGGCGGCAAGATGACCAGCGTGATGTTCACGCGCGGCATCTATGACGTCGTTGTCAATGGCGAGGTGCCGGACCAGTCAGCGGGGATTGGCATGTCCCTTGCGGTGCGAGCGAGCGGCTCGCTGACCGAGATGGTTGTCCTGGAAGAACTCGACATGAAGGCAGTGCTCGCGGCCGCCAAAAGGCTGCCGGCGCGTACAAACCCGCCGGCTGATGGACTTGCCTTCTTGATCAAGGCAGCACGGTTCGATGCCGTGCTGCCGAATGCCGGACAGGGCATGTTCTTCCGACTTTCGCGGCGACTGGAATTCAAGCTAGTATCGTCCGGTGGTCGTTTGGTGCAGAGAGCTTGCTGA
- a CDS encoding DUF1488 domain-containing protein: MSLTFPNRSRSYDEAGKRIRFVGHDGMFQISFSVAADAMTRMQPATAANEAGYLATFDTESSVIRGVASKAYDRTRKSMYVLTAADFG, translated from the coding sequence ATGAGCCTGACATTCCCCAACCGCAGCCGCAGCTATGACGAAGCCGGCAAGCGCATCCGTTTCGTCGGCCATGACGGCATGTTCCAGATTTCCTTCTCGGTCGCCGCCGACGCGATGACCCGGATGCAGCCGGCAACCGCGGCCAACGAGGCAGGTTACCTCGCGACATTCGACACCGAGAGCAGCGTCATCCGCGGCGTGGCGTCGAAGGCCTACGACCGCACCCGCAAGAGCATGTATGTGCTCACGGCCGCCGACTTCGGCTGA
- a CDS encoding alpha/beta hydrolase family protein, whose product MKFWTMLCTILVSTMLMLNASIAGDTVGVRQFAAPSKERGIDLDVTVWYPAQPGGEPANLGDSELFVGTSAMRDAPISDGKFPLILLSHGAGLAGTPQALSWIATPLARQGFVVAAPTHPGNGGKNGSAAETMKLWLRPADLTATLDAIGKDGFFGDHLEQSKVGVLGLSMGGNTALAIAGARVDPKRLAAYCDTDALNASLCQWVRQSGVDLHAMDLRPAGRDNSDQRIRFAMAIDPAPVDVLDLKSFAGISIPVAIVNLGRPGKIPATTDASGIAKAVSNASYATIKDASHYSMFGACKPGAAAIIVSEEIGDPLCDDGGGRSRGEIHAQLIDMAAVAFDRALKAER is encoded by the coding sequence ATGAAGTTCTGGACCATGCTTTGCACAATTCTCGTTTCGACGATGCTGATGTTGAACGCGAGCATCGCCGGCGACACCGTCGGCGTTCGCCAATTCGCCGCCCCGTCCAAGGAGCGCGGCATCGATCTCGACGTGACGGTCTGGTACCCGGCGCAGCCAGGTGGCGAGCCGGCAAACCTTGGCGACAGCGAGCTGTTCGTCGGCACGTCAGCCATGCGCGATGCGCCGATATCAGATGGAAAATTTCCGCTGATCCTGCTGTCGCATGGCGCCGGCCTGGCGGGGACCCCGCAGGCGCTGAGCTGGATTGCAACGCCTCTGGCCAGGCAGGGCTTTGTCGTTGCTGCCCCGACGCACCCGGGAAATGGCGGGAAGAACGGATCCGCCGCCGAGACGATGAAACTCTGGCTGCGCCCCGCCGACCTCACGGCAACGCTGGACGCGATCGGCAAGGACGGCTTTTTCGGCGATCACCTCGAGCAGTCCAAAGTCGGCGTCCTCGGTCTTTCCATGGGCGGCAACACGGCACTCGCAATCGCCGGCGCCCGTGTCGACCCGAAACGGCTGGCGGCCTATTGCGACACGGACGCGCTCAATGCCTCGCTGTGCCAGTGGGTCAGGCAAAGCGGCGTCGATCTCCACGCCATGGATCTGCGGCCCGCCGGCCGCGACAACAGCGACCAACGCATCCGCTTCGCCATGGCGATCGATCCCGCCCCGGTCGATGTCCTTGACCTCAAAAGCTTCGCCGGCATCAGCATTCCGGTCGCCATCGTCAATCTTGGCCGGCCGGGAAAAATCCCCGCGACCACCGATGCTTCCGGGATTGCGAAGGCGGTTTCAAATGCCAGCTACGCGACGATCAAGGATGCCAGCCATTACAGCATGTTCGGCGCGTGCAAGCCCGGCGCGGCGGCGATCATCGTGTCCGAAGAGATCGGTGATCCCCTGTGCGATGATGGGGGTGGTCGATCGCGTGGTGAGATTCACGCACAGTTGATTGATATGGCGGCTGTGGCGTTCGATCGTGCGCTGAAGGCGGAGCGGTAG
- a CDS encoding carbohydrate ABC transporter permease, translated as MTTIATTTTAPPRARKLVGAGRRQWIGLLYVAPAVALVMVFFVIPLGMTAWMSLHNWPLMGEHSFIGLDNYVAILRDTRFWNALKFTGYYTVIVTIAIFAIAFPLAIFIEKPRPLTNLYRTFFFMPAVVGFASASLLWSWLLNVDSGLFSPAAYDLGLIDKKFNLLATFQPAFWSIIAMVVWKVAGFTMIILMTGLQSIPQDLQEAAVIDGAGPFARFRAITLPLMRRTLALALILSVAGSILAFDQFYIILRGGPRNQTLTAVYWIFNQSFVSFKLGYGAALSMVLLVILVALSLIQLWLLRKPEGLD; from the coding sequence ATGACCACCATCGCAACAACCACCACCGCCCCACCCCGCGCCAGAAAACTCGTCGGCGCCGGGCGCCGGCAGTGGATCGGCCTGCTCTACGTCGCGCCGGCCGTGGCGCTGGTCATGGTGTTCTTCGTCATCCCGCTCGGCATGACGGCCTGGATGTCGCTGCACAACTGGCCGCTGATGGGTGAGCATTCCTTCATCGGCCTCGACAATTATGTCGCCATCCTGCGCGACACCAGGTTCTGGAACGCGCTCAAATTCACCGGCTACTACACCGTGATCGTCACCATCGCGATCTTCGCCATCGCCTTTCCCCTGGCGATCTTCATCGAAAAACCGCGGCCGCTGACCAACCTCTACCGCACCTTCTTCTTCATGCCGGCGGTGGTCGGCTTCGCCTCGGCGAGCCTGCTCTGGTCATGGCTGCTCAATGTCGATTCCGGCCTGTTCAGCCCGGCCGCCTACGACCTCGGCCTGATCGACAAGAAGTTCAACCTGCTCGCCACCTTCCAGCCGGCCTTCTGGTCGATCATCGCCATGGTGGTGTGGAAGGTCGCCGGCTTCACCATGATCATCCTGATGACCGGCCTGCAATCGATCCCGCAAGACCTGCAGGAGGCCGCCGTCATCGACGGCGCCGGGCCATTCGCCAGGTTCCGGGCGATCACCTTGCCGCTGATGCGCCGCACGCTGGCGCTGGCGCTGATCCTGTCGGTCGCCGGCTCGATCCTTGCCTTCGACCAGTTCTACATCATCCTGCGCGGCGGCCCGCGCAACCAGACGCTGACGGCGGTCTACTGGATCTTCAACCAGTCCTTCGTGTCGTTCAAGCTCGGCTATGGCGCGGCACTCTCCATGGTGCTGCTGGTCATCCTGGTGGCGCTCAGCCTCATCCAGCTCTGGCTGCTGCGCAAGCCCGAGGGGCTCGACTGA
- a CDS encoding LacI family DNA-binding transcriptional regulator, which yields MAADDQPVPVFPKPVTLRDVAARAGVSVATASKALNDQGRMTAETRERIRETARSLGFRPNSLAQSLLRRRSFTVGLLTNDTYGRFSLPLMSGISDALVDNGVSVFLCNVEEDPRLGQLHVEAMLDKRVDGIIATGKRIDRHLPVDLANLRIPVIYAFTQPDPDAVAFVSDDAGGARLAVEHFCRLGRRRIAHVSGPASFAVVHARAQAYRDVLAENGLPVTEPLLGSWSEAWGHEAVAQLFDGQSQRPDAVFCGNDQIARGVIDALRERGLNVPGDVGVIGFDNWEIVAEATRPPLTSVDMNLVALGREAGLTLLSLVGGQLAAPGIRKLPCRLVVRQSCGRSPDG from the coding sequence ATGGCAGCGGACGATCAGCCTGTTCCGGTCTTTCCCAAGCCCGTCACCTTGCGTGACGTGGCGGCGCGGGCCGGCGTCAGCGTTGCCACCGCCTCGAAGGCGCTCAACGACCAGGGGCGCATGACCGCCGAGACCCGCGAGCGCATCCGCGAGACGGCGCGTAGCCTGGGCTTCCGGCCCAACAGCCTGGCGCAGAGCCTGCTCAGGCGCCGCTCCTTCACCGTCGGCCTGCTCACCAACGATACGTATGGCCGCTTCTCGCTGCCGCTGATGTCTGGCATTTCGGACGCGCTGGTCGACAATGGCGTCTCGGTGTTCCTGTGCAATGTCGAGGAGGATCCGCGGCTGGGCCAGCTGCATGTCGAGGCCATGCTCGACAAGCGCGTCGACGGCATCATCGCCACGGGGAAACGCATCGACCGCCATCTGCCCGTCGATCTCGCCAATCTGCGCATCCCGGTGATCTACGCCTTCACCCAGCCCGACCCCGACGCCGTCGCCTTCGTCTCGGACGATGCCGGCGGCGCGCGGCTGGCGGTGGAGCATTTCTGCCGGCTTGGCCGCAGGCGCATCGCCCATGTCAGCGGGCCGGCGAGCTTTGCCGTGGTGCACGCCCGTGCCCAGGCCTATCGCGATGTGCTCGCCGAAAACGGCCTGCCGGTGACCGAGCCGCTGCTCGGCTCCTGGTCGGAAGCTTGGGGGCATGAGGCGGTGGCGCAATTGTTCGACGGCCAAAGCCAAAGGCCGGACGCCGTCTTTTGCGGCAACGACCAGATCGCGCGCGGTGTCATCGATGCCCTGCGCGAGCGCGGCCTCAACGTTCCCGGCGATGTCGGCGTCATCGGTTTCGACAATTGGGAGATTGTCGCCGAAGCCACGCGCCCGCCGCTGACCTCGGTCGACATGAACCTGGTCGCCCTCGGCCGCGAGGCCGGGCTGACCCTGCTTTCCCTGGTCGGCGGCCAGCTCGCCGCGCCGGGCATTCGAAAACTGCCGTGCCGGCTGGTGGTGCGTCAGTCCTGTGGCCGCTCACCGGACGGCTGA
- a CDS encoding diguanylate cyclase domain-containing protein has protein sequence MPDTSYAPKGPARPGKRAGHDSADKRHPDATAIARLKAELAAQAALIARQEVSLAHSRKIFDRASAAARIGVWECSLPSEQLHWTDVVYDLFDLPRGATLDRSEIIKCYPAESRKALDSLRSRAIAERSGFTLDAEITTFAGHSRWIRITATVECEADVPVRIFGMKQDITEEKILSDRMRYLAEFDAMTGLANRARFQARLAQADASRPLGALLLIDLDGFKAVNDTFGHVVGDECLKAAAERLAEGCGAADLVARVGGDEFAVLLGSHLDRAAVSGVAREIIERVGKPVVVRGQSLRLGASVGIAFAGSGAPCDLFAQADTALYAAKAAGRKTFRIFKAEAGAKGRSAAA, from the coding sequence ATGCCCGATACCTCATACGCCCCGAAAGGCCCGGCACGGCCCGGCAAACGGGCAGGGCACGACAGCGCCGACAAACGGCACCCCGATGCTACCGCCATCGCTCGCCTCAAGGCGGAACTCGCGGCCCAGGCCGCCCTCATCGCCAGGCAGGAGGTTTCGCTGGCGCATAGCCGCAAGATCTTCGACCGCGCCTCGGCCGCCGCGCGGATCGGCGTGTGGGAATGCAGCCTGCCCAGCGAACAATTGCACTGGACCGATGTGGTCTACGATCTGTTCGATTTGCCCCGTGGCGCCACGCTCGACCGCAGCGAAATCATCAAGTGCTATCCGGCAGAGTCGCGCAAGGCGCTGGACAGTTTGCGCAGCCGCGCGATCGCCGAGCGCAGCGGCTTCACGCTCGACGCCGAGATCACCACCTTTGCCGGACACAGCCGCTGGATTCGCATCACCGCGACCGTCGAGTGCGAGGCTGATGTGCCGGTGCGCATCTTCGGCATGAAGCAGGACATCACCGAGGAGAAGATCCTGTCGGACCGGATGCGCTATCTCGCCGAATTCGACGCCATGACCGGGCTTGCCAACCGCGCGCGCTTCCAGGCGCGGCTGGCGCAGGCGGATGCCAGCCGCCCGCTCGGCGCGCTGCTTCTGATCGACCTCGACGGCTTCAAGGCGGTCAACGACACGTTCGGCCATGTCGTCGGCGACGAGTGCCTGAAGGCGGCGGCCGAGCGGCTTGCCGAAGGCTGCGGCGCGGCGGATCTGGTGGCGCGCGTCGGCGGCGACGAGTTCGCGGTGCTGCTTGGGTCGCATCTCGACCGGGCTGCCGTTTCCGGCGTGGCCCGCGAGATCATCGAGAGGGTGGGCAAGCCGGTCGTGGTGCGCGGCCAGTCGCTGCGGCTGGGTGCCTCGGTCGGCATTGCCTTTGCCGGGTCGGGCGCGCCCTGCGATCTGTTCGCGCAGGCCGACACCGCGCTCTATGCCGCCAAGGCGGCGGGCCGCAAGACGTTCCGCATCTTCAAGGCCGAGGCCGGCGCGAAAGGCCGCAGTGCCGCGGCGTGA
- a CDS encoding ABC transporter substrate-binding protein yields the protein MRNLIAKLALATAVLGSGLGAAAADTANIWVRADGSNFMPRIVDAFNKAHKDQIKLDIIPNAEIIPKYGAAAAGGTAPDALSLDLIYTPSFAAAGQLEDITDWAKSLPYFASLSPAHVKTGTYKDHIYGLPFSADASVLIWNKKLFKQAGLDPEKGPTNWAEIAADAEKVNALGGNIKGFYFSGNCGGCNIFTFTPLIWASGGDILSEDGSKATLDSPQLRGAIDLYRSMVKKDLVPAGAQTDTGANFFAAFAAGNIGISPSGAFAIGALNTQYPNVDYGVTFLPGKDGGWSSFAGGDNFVVTKGTKKLAVVKEFLDFAYSLEGQTILAKYGSLPVRGDIAKDALKDLDPRYQIAAEAMAKGKTPYSVVFNDLINSANGPWTQMVNEVFFGDDVDGAIANAQETMQSIIDQAPQK from the coding sequence ATGAGGAACCTGATTGCCAAACTGGCCCTGGCCACTGCCGTTCTTGGCAGCGGTCTCGGCGCCGCCGCCGCCGACACCGCCAACATCTGGGTGCGCGCCGACGGCTCGAACTTCATGCCGCGCATCGTCGACGCCTTCAACAAGGCGCACAAGGACCAGATCAAGCTCGACATCATCCCCAATGCCGAGATCATCCCGAAATATGGCGCGGCCGCGGCCGGCGGCACGGCGCCCGACGCGCTGTCGCTCGACCTGATCTACACGCCCTCCTTCGCCGCCGCCGGCCAGCTGGAGGACATCACCGACTGGGCCAAGTCCCTGCCCTATTTCGCCAGCCTGTCGCCGGCGCATGTCAAGACCGGCACCTACAAGGACCATATTTACGGCCTGCCCTTCTCGGCCGACGCCTCGGTGCTGATCTGGAACAAGAAACTGTTCAAGCAAGCCGGTCTCGACCCTGAAAAAGGCCCGACCAACTGGGCCGAGATCGCCGCCGATGCCGAGAAGGTCAACGCGCTTGGCGGCAACATCAAGGGCTTCTACTTCTCCGGCAATTGCGGCGGCTGCAACATCTTCACCTTCACGCCACTGATCTGGGCCTCGGGGGGCGATATCCTCAGCGAGGACGGCTCCAAGGCGACGCTGGACAGCCCGCAATTGCGTGGCGCCATCGATCTCTACCGCTCGATGGTCAAGAAGGACCTGGTGCCGGCAGGCGCGCAGACCGACACCGGCGCCAACTTCTTCGCCGCCTTCGCCGCCGGCAATATCGGCATCTCGCCCTCCGGCGCCTTCGCCATCGGCGCGCTCAACACCCAGTATCCCAATGTCGATTACGGCGTCACCTTCCTGCCGGGCAAGGATGGCGGCTGGTCGTCCTTCGCCGGCGGCGACAATTTCGTCGTCACCAAGGGCACCAAGAAGCTCGCCGTGGTGAAGGAGTTCCTCGACTTCGCCTATTCGCTGGAAGGCCAGACGATCCTCGCCAAATATGGCAGCCTGCCGGTGCGCGGCGACATCGCCAAGGACGCGCTGAAGGATCTCGACCCGCGCTACCAGATCGCCGCCGAGGCCATGGCCAAGGGCAAGACCCCCTATTCGGTGGTGTTCAACGATCTGATCAACTCGGCCAACGGCCCGTGGACGCAGATGGTCAACGAAGTCTTCTTCGGCGACGATGTCGACGGCGCGATAGCGAACGCGCAGGAGACCATGCAGTCGATCATCGACCAGGCGCCGCAGAAGTAG